A genomic stretch from Croceibacterium aestuarii includes:
- a CDS encoding TadE/TadG family type IV pilus assembly protein, with amino-acid sequence MIALRKVFSLGRDNRGTMAIETALIAPLLATLSLGVFEVSNIISREQQLQSAASEAGEIILAAAGGSGITSSDLEQIIEASLNLRDDQLTIADKYRCGTAATLSATVPTCTGQQVYSYVELTLTDTYSPVWTHFGVSSPINYTVVRTVQVS; translated from the coding sequence ATGATCGCCCTGCGCAAAGTTTTCTCCCTGGGCCGCGACAACCGCGGCACCATGGCGATCGAAACCGCGTTGATCGCGCCCCTGCTCGCCACGCTGTCGCTTGGCGTATTCGAGGTCAGCAACATCATCTCGCGCGAGCAGCAACTGCAGAGCGCGGCGAGCGAAGCGGGCGAGATCATCCTCGCGGCAGCCGGCGGTTCGGGCATTACCTCGAGCGACCTGGAACAGATCATCGAGGCATCGCTCAACCTTCGTGACGATCAGCTGACCATTGCGGACAAGTACCGTTGCGGCACCGCCGCCACGCTTTCCGCCACCGTACCCACCTGCACCGGCCAGCAAGTCTACTCTTATGTCGAGTTGACCCTGACCGATACCTATTCGCCGGTCTGGACGCACTTCGGCGTGAGCTCGCCGATCAACTACACCGTCGTGCGCACGGTGCAGGTATCGTGA
- a CDS encoding TadE/TadG family type IV pilus assembly protein, whose translation MTTRSSFIHRLLRDSRAASAIEFALLAPVFFALMFGVVSVGIYMQNYNAIRSLASDAARFAAVEYQKNNQVSNTMLEANIAAMAVASPYNLNANLLSVAVNPVNPSRVDGALEFDLDITYNLPDIVGGTSIDNITLSYSRPLFVLK comes from the coding sequence GTGACCACGCGATCCAGCTTCATTCACCGCCTGCTGCGCGACAGCCGCGCCGCCTCGGCGATCGAGTTCGCCCTGCTCGCGCCAGTCTTCTTCGCGCTCATGTTCGGCGTGGTCTCGGTCGGCATCTATATGCAGAACTACAACGCCATTCGATCGCTGGCGAGCGACGCCGCGCGCTTTGCAGCGGTCGAGTACCAGAAGAACAATCAGGTCTCGAACACGATGCTGGAAGCCAACATCGCCGCCATGGCCGTCGCTTCGCCTTACAATCTCAACGCCAATCTGCTCAGTGTGGCCGTCAACCCTGTCAACCCGAGCCGCGTGGACGGCGCACTCGAATTCGATCTCGACATTACCTATAACCTGCCGGACATCGTCGGCGGGACCTCGATCGACAACATCACGCTGAGCTACTCGCGGCCGCTGTTCGTCCTCAAATAG
- a CDS encoding Tad domain-containing protein — MTPNRPSAAARFAAFLDGLSRDTAGNTLAIIAAALIPLLAMVGGGVDVSRGYLAESRLQQACDAGVLAARKRMGSNLVAGVMSADSLKAGQAFFDVNFRDGMYGTRDRRFSMKVESDFTVAGTASVVVPTTIMNIFGYTEMPLRASCGAQLNMSNTDIMMVLDVTGSMGTTNMGDSKSRIESLKDVVRSFYAQLASANKAGSRIRYGFVPYSTNVNVGDLLEPDWIADKWTYNTREPISSGGTKRWNYDSILTDVRFAKKGKTKKFKIGGTSLTPSKVAVGWDGCVEERKTYQITDYANVDLSKAMDLDLDLVPDPGKPDTQWKPMLRDLSFVRGIGAAPNGFSIPALETTSDYVNAAWWGYSACPPKAMKLAPLTAAQLDIFLATLKPQGNTYHDIGMIWGGRLISPTGLFAAENADVNGVSTSRNLIFLTDGETAPLDISYTSYGIEPLDLRRWGPGSPLSLTKTVEKRFGFACEEVKKRNITVWVVGFGTTLSPTMTDCAGPGHYFEAANAIALQQTFDDIAQRIGDLRIAK; from the coding sequence ATGACTCCGAATCGGCCATCTGCGGCGGCACGCTTCGCCGCATTCCTCGACGGCCTGTCTCGAGACACTGCGGGCAACACCCTCGCGATCATTGCGGCCGCGCTGATCCCCTTGCTGGCCATGGTCGGCGGCGGCGTCGACGTCAGCCGCGGCTACCTCGCGGAAAGCAGGCTGCAGCAGGCTTGCGACGCCGGGGTGCTGGCCGCTCGCAAGCGGATGGGATCGAACCTGGTCGCCGGGGTCATGAGTGCCGACTCGCTCAAGGCCGGCCAGGCCTTCTTCGACGTCAATTTCAGGGACGGGATGTACGGCACCCGGGACCGACGCTTCTCGATGAAGGTCGAGTCCGACTTTACCGTCGCGGGGACGGCAAGCGTGGTGGTGCCGACCACCATCATGAACATCTTCGGCTATACGGAAATGCCGCTGCGGGCGAGCTGCGGGGCCCAGCTCAACATGTCCAACACCGACATCATGATGGTGCTGGACGTGACGGGTTCAATGGGCACGACCAATATGGGCGACAGCAAGAGCCGCATCGAATCGCTGAAAGACGTCGTCCGCAGTTTCTACGCCCAGCTGGCGTCAGCCAACAAGGCGGGATCGCGGATCCGCTACGGCTTCGTCCCGTACTCGACCAACGTCAACGTCGGCGATCTGCTCGAACCAGACTGGATTGCAGACAAGTGGACCTACAACACCCGTGAGCCCATATCCTCCGGCGGCACCAAGCGCTGGAATTACGACAGCATCCTGACCGACGTGCGTTTCGCCAAGAAGGGCAAGACGAAGAAGTTCAAGATCGGCGGCACGTCGCTCACGCCTTCGAAAGTCGCAGTCGGTTGGGACGGGTGCGTCGAGGAGCGCAAGACGTACCAGATCACCGACTATGCCAATGTCGACCTGTCGAAAGCGATGGATCTCGACCTCGACCTGGTTCCGGACCCCGGCAAGCCGGACACTCAATGGAAGCCGATGCTGCGCGATCTCAGCTTCGTGCGCGGCATCGGCGCCGCGCCCAACGGGTTCAGCATTCCGGCGCTCGAGACTACCAGCGACTACGTCAACGCCGCGTGGTGGGGCTATAGCGCCTGCCCGCCGAAGGCCATGAAACTGGCTCCGTTGACCGCGGCTCAGCTCGACATCTTCCTGGCCACGCTCAAGCCGCAGGGCAACACCTACCACGACATCGGCATGATCTGGGGCGGCCGGCTGATCTCGCCGACCGGCCTGTTCGCCGCCGAAAACGCCGACGTCAACGGCGTGTCGACCAGCCGCAATCTTATCTTCCTGACGGACGGAGAGACGGCTCCGCTCGACATCAGCTACACCAGCTATGGCATCGAGCCGCTCGACCTGAGGCGCTGGGGACCCGGGTCGCCGCTGTCGCTGACAAAAACGGTAGAGAAGCGCTTCGGATTTGCCTGCGAAGAGGTGAAGAAGCGCAATATCACGGTGTGGGTGGTCGGTTTCGGCACGACGCTCAGCCCGACGATGACCGATTGCGCCGGTCCCGGGCACTACTTCGAAGCGGCCAACGCCATCGCGTTGCAGCAAACGTTCGACGACATCGCCCAGCGGATCGGCGACCTGAGGATAGCCAAGTGA